One part of the Nostoc sp. PCC 7120 = FACHB-418 genome encodes these proteins:
- a CDS encoding hybrid sensor histidine kinase/response regulator: protein MNPIQILIVEDEQLVADDLRETLEYLGYGVPALVASGEEAILMAGILRPDLVLMDIRLEGKIDGIEASFAIQSRFGLPVVYLTANADRATLERAKASHPFGYILKPFDERILATTIEIAISRHQTEVEVKEALMAAKNSQQIAESKNQMKSQHLYMAAHEFRNPLTTIKLSAEMLNTYGEKMSEEKKQKHIDRIESATDSLTNLLENILTLGRAEAENFVLNPTLIEVVSFCEEIVESLRLTLKEQYEINFVTDTKSCIACLDEQLLWHLLNNLLSNAVKYSPRGSTILLRLTCDESDVYFQIKDQGVGIPPEFQAKLFEPFQRAANVATIPGTGLGLAIVKQCVDLHQGTISIDTTLGQGTSFVVKLPLKVDSISA from the coding sequence ATGAATCCTATCCAAATTTTGATAGTTGAAGATGAGCAACTAGTGGCTGATGACCTGAGAGAAACTCTAGAATATTTGGGGTACGGTGTGCCTGCCTTAGTAGCATCTGGAGAAGAAGCTATTCTCATGGCAGGAATCTTGCGACCTGACCTAGTGCTGATGGACATCAGATTAGAGGGTAAAATCGATGGCATAGAAGCCTCTTTTGCCATCCAGTCTCGCTTTGGTTTACCTGTCGTTTACCTAACTGCTAATGCCGACCGCGCAACACTAGAGCGAGCTAAGGCTTCCCATCCTTTTGGTTATATTTTAAAACCCTTCGATGAAAGAATATTAGCTACCACAATAGAGATTGCCATTTCCCGACATCAAACAGAAGTTGAAGTAAAAGAAGCACTAATGGCTGCCAAAAATAGTCAGCAAATTGCTGAATCCAAAAACCAGATGAAATCACAACATCTCTACATGGCAGCACATGAGTTTCGTAACCCTTTAACTACAATTAAGCTCAGTGCCGAAATGTTGAATACCTATGGCGAGAAGATGTCAGAGGAAAAAAAACAAAAACATATCGACCGCATTGAATCTGCCACGGATAGCTTGACGAATCTGCTAGAGAATATACTCACACTTGGTAGAGCCGAAGCTGAAAATTTTGTATTGAACCCCACGCTGATAGAGGTAGTAAGTTTCTGTGAAGAAATAGTCGAGTCTTTACGGTTAACATTGAAAGAACAGTATGAAATTAATTTTGTCACAGATACTAAAAGTTGTATTGCCTGCTTAGATGAACAGCTACTGTGGCATTTACTAAATAACTTACTTTCTAACGCAGTCAAGTACTCACCCAGAGGTAGTACTATTTTGCTGCGGCTGACTTGCGACGAAAGTGATGTATATTTTCAAATTAAAGACCAAGGTGTAGGTATTCCCCCAGAATTTCAAGCTAAACTATTTGAACCTTTTCAACGTGCTGCCAATGTTGCCACGATTCCTGGCACAGGATTAGGGCTAGCAATTGTTAAGCAATGTGTCGATTTGCATCAGGGTACGATATCTATTGATACTACCTTAGGTCAAGGCACAAGTTTCGTAGTTAAACTACCACTGAAGGTAGATTCAATATCGGCTTAA